The following proteins are co-located in the Defluviitalea raffinosedens genome:
- a CDS encoding ArsR/SmtB family transcription factor, giving the protein MLHIKSLDEGLEIFKALASDIRISIIKLLLNNNELNMNELAAQLNITNGALTSHIKKLESCGLISISNESTGHGNQKKYMVHVDKILIEVNSKEDEQNIYETNIKVGHYSDYQVFPTCGLATSKSIVGEVDDPRYFAHPDRFQSDILWFTKGYVEYLIPNFLPVSQKIDQITISLELGSEAPGYNDTWPSDIHFYINNKWIGSWTSPGDFGGVKGIFTPEWWEINWNQYGLLKLIVINRKGTFIDGLKISDVSLNDFDLDYRSTIKFKLAVPEDAKHVGGLTIYGKNFGNYNQDINVRIHYSPYETAVPSDPSSTGHSL; this is encoded by the coding sequence ATGCTGCATATCAAATCTCTGGATGAAGGTTTGGAGATCTTCAAAGCCCTTGCTTCTGACATTCGTATATCCATAATCAAGCTATTGTTAAATAACAACGAACTCAACATGAATGAGTTGGCTGCCCAATTAAACATAACGAACGGTGCCTTAACCAGTCATATCAAAAAACTGGAAAGTTGCGGGTTAATCTCCATCTCCAACGAATCTACCGGCCACGGCAATCAAAAAAAGTATATGGTACATGTCGATAAAATTTTAATAGAAGTAAATTCTAAAGAAGATGAGCAAAACATATACGAAACCAATATCAAAGTTGGACACTATTCTGATTATCAGGTTTTCCCAACCTGCGGTCTTGCAACGTCCAAATCCATTGTCGGAGAAGTTGACGACCCCAGATACTTTGCCCATCCCGATCGTTTTCAAAGTGATATTCTTTGGTTCACCAAGGGTTATGTTGAATACCTCATACCAAACTTTTTACCTGTTTCTCAAAAGATTGATCAAATCACCATCTCCCTGGAATTAGGCTCTGAAGCACCGGGATACAATGACACATGGCCTTCAGACATCCATTTTTACATTAATAATAAATGGATAGGTTCCTGGACAAGCCCGGGAGATTTCGGAGGCGTTAAGGGCATATTTACCCCTGAATGGTGGGAAATCAACTGGAATCAATACGGTCTTCTCAAATTAATCGTAATCAACCGAAAAGGAACCTTTATTGACGGATTAAAAATCTCAGATGTTTCTCTGAATGATTTTGATCTGGATTACAGAAGCACTATAAAGTTTAAACTGGCTGTACCAGAAGACGCTAAACACGTTGGCGGATTAACCATATACGGCAAAAACTTTGGTAACTACAATCAGGATATCAACGTCCGCATTCATTACAGCCCTTACGAAACAGCTGTTCCTTCTGATCCATCCTCCACTGGCCACTCTCTGTAA